One genomic region from Diabrotica undecimpunctata isolate CICGRU chromosome 9, icDiaUnde3, whole genome shotgun sequence encodes:
- the LOC140450744 gene encoding uncharacterized protein, whose translation MQFDKRLSWRNHIQTTKANCLKRINIIKSLAHYHWGSEEEVLLRIYQALIRSKLDYGSILYMSACKSLLNSLNVVQNTSLRICLGAFRSSPSESIHVEAYEPPLTYRRQRLLLNYFAKVSANPSNPAAKLVARHTVIKPTEKLRSVYPFDRKLHQLINNTDFSHMTPICIPHTPPWTRKQPSFNISLCRYDKKETPISMFRQEFNKMIDMEKFDTILYTDASKDEHGTSCAVTTTNETIASFRLPTICSIHTVELYGINKALEVTPKSSKRIAICTDSLSSIHSLKTLRSQHPIVNKVHAHCHQLLTSGTSVSIIWVPSHVGVIGNEKADQAEKEANCPDHPVERIQLHQDLKYLFRQSVLENWQDQWSRSTSKLHQIQPIIRLLQIPIQKRRDKAIIRRIRIGHTRLTHGYLMSSGNPPVCERCNNTRLSIQHILLECNEGSTSNPKDDAPICIICDKSIQAKEKFREVKQKGLQYRSS comes from the exons ATGCAGTTTGATAAAAGACTGTCTTGGAGAAATCATATACAAACCACTAAAGCTAATTGtttaaaaagaataaacataATTAAATCTCTTGCTCACTATCACTGGGGCTCTGAAGAAGAAGTATTACTCAGAATTTACCAAGCCCTAATTAGGTCCAAACTTGATTACGGTAGCATACTCTATATGTCTGCATGCAAGTCTCTCTTAAATTCTCTTAACGTCGTTCAGAACACATCTCTTCGTATTTGTCTTGGTGCTTTTAGATCTAGCCCATCTGAAAGCATTCATGTTGAAGCCTATGAACCTCCACTGACCTATAGGAGACAAAGACTACTTCTGAATTACTTTGCAAAGGTCTCTGCCAACCCCTCAAATCCAGCTGCCAAGCTTGTTGCCAGACACACAGTAATAAAGCCAACAGAAAAACTTAGGTCTGTATACCCATTTGACCGCAAATTACACCAGTTAATTAACAACACAGATTTTTCACATATGACCCCGATCTGTATCCCTCATACCCCGCCTTGGACCAGAAAGCAGCCTAGTTTTAACATTAGTCTATGTAGATACGACAAAAAGGAAACCCCCATTAGTATGTTTAGACAAGAGTTCAACAAAATGATTGACATGGAAAAGTTTGATACAATCTTATACACAGACGCCAGTAAAGATGAACATGGTACAAGCTGTGCTGTTACTACAACAAATGAAACAATAGCGTCATTTCGCCTCCCTACTATCTGCAGTATACACACAGTGGAATTATATGGAATAAACAAGGCGCTAGAAGTCACACCAAAAAGCAGCAAACGTATAGCCATATGCACCGACTCTCTGTCATCGATACATTCACTAAAAACCCTAAGATCACAACACCCAATAGTCAATAAGGTACACGCTCACTGTCATCAGCTGTTAACTTCGGGCACCTCAGTCTCCATAATCTGGGTTCCTTCGCACGTAGGTGTTATTGGTAACGAGAAAGCGGACCAAGCGGAGAAAGAAGCTAATTGCCCTGATCATCCAGTCGAAAGGATACAGCTCCATCAGGACCTAAAATATCTCTTCAGGCAATCAGTCTTGGAAAATTGGCAAGATCAATGGAGTAGAAGCACATCCAAATTACATCAAATACAACCAATAATTCGACTACTGCAAATTCCCATACAAAAAAGAAGAGACAAAGCCATAATCAGACGAATAAGAATAGGACACACTCGTCTCACGCATGGTTACCTCATGAGTTCTGGAAATCCACCAGTCTGCGAACGCTGCAACAACACGCGGCTTTCCATACAGCATATCCTACTTGAATGCA ACGAGGGCAGTACTTCCAATCCTAAAGATGATGCTCCTATTTGTATTATTTGTGACAAAAGTATTCAAGCAAAAGAAAAGTTTAGAGAAGTTAAACAAAAGGGTTTACAGTACAGAAGTTCATAG